In Campylobacter vulpis, a genomic segment contains:
- a CDS encoding threonine/serine exporter family protein, producing the protein MKKPQVQALSDFLTEYTKLMLSSGTYTARVSKCVGRIAQIYGYEVNINFFFHHFSINIVDKDDNSINRTYIIPNKHAHLNFKLILDLSALSWAIYDKKYELENAKKLFYQISTQKKHPYALTLLLVSLGNAAFCRLFGGDFGGFCLVFLGTLAGLSLRYILTKIKIDLRIQYLICAFISSWIVFLGIDANLTKEADIALGSSILYLIPGVFFINSIIDILKDHILMGLSRIISVVILVCCIAMGIYATLSLSNYGILQ; encoded by the coding sequence ATGAAAAAGCCCCAAGTTCAAGCTCTAAGCGATTTTTTGACAGAATATACAAAACTGATGTTAAGCTCAGGCACTTACACGGCAAGGGTTTCAAAATGTGTTGGTAGAATTGCACAAATTTACGGCTATGAGGTTAATATCAACTTCTTTTTTCATCATTTTTCTATTAATATAGTCGATAAAGATGATAATTCCATTAATCGCACCTATATCATACCCAACAAACACGCACATTTAAATTTTAAGCTGATTTTAGATTTAAGCGCTTTAAGCTGGGCGATTTATGATAAAAAATACGAACTAGAAAACGCTAAAAAACTTTTTTATCAAATCAGCACACAAAAAAAGCACCCTTACGCCCTAACTCTACTTCTCGTTTCACTTGGAAATGCTGCTTTTTGTAGGCTTTTTGGGGGAGATTTTGGGGGCTTTTGTTTAGTGTTTTTAGGCACACTTGCAGGACTTAGTTTAAGATATATTTTAACTAAAATTAAAATTGATTTAAGAATTCAATATCTCATTTGTGCTTTTATTTCATCGTGGATTGTTTTTTTAGGAATCGATGCAAATTTAACAAAAGAAGCCGATATAGCTTTAGGTTCAAGCATCTTATATCTCATACCTGGAGTATTTTTCATCAATTCCATTATCGATATTTTAAAAGACCACATTTTGATGGGACTTAGTCGTATTATTAGTGTTGTGATTTTAGTATGTTGCATTGCTATGGGTATTTATGCAACCTTAAGTCTTTCAAATTATGGAATTTTACAATGA
- a CDS encoding DedA family protein, protein MQEIFNFIIETASAWGYLGIVLLMTLESCFIPFPSEIVMIPAGYLAHKGELDLSLCILSGIFGSILGALINYYLCFFWGRDFILRYGRFFGITEEKFAKFEDFFNKHGEFSTFVCRLLPGIRQYISMPAGLAKMRVINFVIFTAAGSGIWVSILVFLGYFLGENEDLIKEYLHQILLFILLFVLIISLIYIKFKKPFIKEKQ, encoded by the coding sequence ATGCAAGAGATATTTAATTTCATCATCGAAACGGCAAGTGCGTGGGGCTACCTTGGCATTGTGCTTTTGATGACTTTGGAGAGTTGCTTTATACCCTTTCCAAGCGAAATTGTGATGATACCTGCTGGTTATTTGGCACATAAGGGGGAGCTTGATCTTAGCCTTTGTATTTTAAGCGGGATTTTTGGTTCTATTTTGGGAGCTTTAATTAACTATTATCTTTGCTTTTTTTGGGGAAGAGATTTTATCTTGCGTTATGGGCGATTTTTTGGCATTACAGAAGAAAAATTTGCTAAATTTGAAGACTTCTTTAATAAACACGGCGAATTTTCTACTTTCGTTTGTCGTTTGCTTCCGGGCATTCGTCAATACATCTCTATGCCGGCTGGCTTAGCTAAAATGAGAGTGATTAATTTTGTCATTTTTACCGCCGCTGGAAGTGGAATTTGGGTCAGCATACTTGTCTTTTTGGGCTATTTTTTAGGAGAAAATGAAGACTTGATTAAAGAATATTTACATCAAATTTTACTTTTCATCTTGCTTTTTGTCCTCATCATTAGCCTTATTTACATCAAATTTAAAAAACCTTTCATCAAAGAAAAACAATGA
- a CDS encoding peptidylprolyl isomerase, with the protein MLKTIDTSKVKEYQVALIKTEKGDIKLKLFGEEAPQTVCNFANLAKEGFYKNLNFHRVIKNFVIQGGCPHGNGIGGAGYKIACECDNQTHKHLRGTLSMAHAGRDTGSSQFFITHSPQPHLDGVHTVFGQIDEKDTKSLEVLDSIKQGDKIIDIEILDQI; encoded by the coding sequence ATGCTAAAAACCATAGACACCAGCAAGGTAAAAGAGTATCAAGTCGCCCTCATCAAAACCGAAAAAGGCGACATCAAGCTTAAACTTTTTGGCGAAGAAGCTCCGCAAACTGTGTGTAATTTTGCAAATTTAGCTAAAGAGGGTTTTTATAAAAATTTAAACTTTCACCGCGTCATAAAAAATTTTGTGATTCAGGGAGGCTGCCCACACGGAAATGGCATAGGAGGAGCAGGCTATAAAATCGCTTGCGAATGCGATAATCAAACACACAAACATTTAAGAGGCACACTCTCTATGGCACACGCAGGACGTGATACGGGTAGTTCGCAATTTTTCATCACGCACAGCCCACAGCCTCATTTAGACGGCGTTCATACCGTTTTTGGACAAATTGACGAAAAAGATACAAAAAGTCTCGAAGTTTTAGACTCCATTAAACAAGGAGATAAAATCATAGACATTGAGATTTTAGACCAAATTTAA
- a CDS encoding motility associated factor glycosyltransferase family protein, with amino-acid sequence MQKVFFEKNLNALKNPLLKQELLSIKESKFKLIVGENELDLNLLDEGGGVMYQNPLNELKQNLERYNDKFALYPVLYFYGFGNGLLYQFLLQNPNLKHIVIFEKELEILYTIFHYIDFSKELAEQKILIFNANTINAEELRCLCYLEPFFSYARVYFLELCSDYYEKFSDDIIKLNQTLLQSFSYAICSQGNDPLDSLQGIEQFILNLPFQLTRPSLKEFLDKRRNLSKTAIIVSTGPSLMKQLPLLKEYREKALIFCADSAYPILAKHNIKPDFVCMVERSDFTAEFFKHDFGDFDEGICFILVSLVHPNATTYLKDKDCILINKALYFADFMDFKDYDFEQPLSNVACMSYALASALEVQNIILIGQDLSYDESGFSHPKDYQNGQDFESENKKISVLAYGGEGEVLTHNTWFLFKQNLEDMILRQSPTCYNATEGGARIEHCIEKAFKSCCEELLKEKLKRPFTPLTKPTNSKELLQKASEKITLAQKHSKEFQATLSHFHKRIQEEIIRLESANLKHYKLELLDEIQNSLSQAKEKYYELFELLSPYITQFKLNLARILVLNPRTLEDTFNKNLILLRENLKLIEFIFQALQTLDLRLENALKLLENTIKENQC; translated from the coding sequence ATGCAAAAAGTCTTTTTTGAAAAAAATTTAAACGCTCTTAAAAATCCTCTTTTAAAACAAGAACTTCTTAGTATAAAAGAAAGCAAATTTAAACTCATCGTAGGCGAAAATGAACTTGATCTAAATTTGCTTGACGAGGGGGGGGGGGTGATGTATCAAAATCCCTTAAATGAACTTAAGCAAAATTTAGAGCGTTACAATGATAAATTTGCTCTTTATCCTGTGCTTTATTTTTACGGCTTTGGCAATGGGCTTTTGTATCAATTTCTCCTTCAAAATCCTAATTTAAAACACATTGTCATTTTTGAAAAAGAACTTGAAATTCTTTACACTATCTTTCATTATATCGATTTTTCAAAAGAACTTGCAGAGCAGAAAATCTTAATTTTTAACGCTAATACCATAAACGCCGAGGAGCTTCGCTGTCTTTGCTACTTAGAGCCTTTTTTTAGCTATGCTAGAGTGTATTTTTTAGAACTTTGTAGTGATTATTATGAAAAATTTAGCGATGATATTATAAAGCTTAATCAAACCCTACTTCAAAGCTTTAGCTACGCCATTTGCTCTCAAGGAAACGACCCTCTTGACTCCTTGCAAGGCATAGAGCAATTTATTCTCAATCTCCCCTTTCAACTGACACGCCCAAGCCTCAAAGAATTCTTAGATAAAAGACGCAATTTAAGCAAAACTGCCATCATCGTAAGCACAGGACCAAGCCTTATGAAGCAACTTCCTCTTTTAAAAGAGTATAGAGAAAAAGCCTTAATCTTTTGTGCGGATAGTGCTTATCCTATTTTAGCAAAGCATAATATTAAGCCTGATTTTGTATGTATGGTGGAAAGAAGTGATTTTACGGCGGAATTTTTTAAGCACGATTTTGGGGATTTTGATGAGGGAATTTGCTTTATTTTAGTTTCTTTAGTGCATCCAAATGCTACCACTTATCTTAAAGATAAAGATTGTATTCTCATTAATAAAGCTTTATATTTTGCTGATTTTATGGACTTTAAGGACTATGATTTTGAGCAACCACTTTCTAATGTTGCCTGTATGTCTTATGCACTTGCCAGTGCTCTTGAGGTTCAAAATATCATCTTAATCGGGCAGGATTTAAGCTATGATGAAAGTGGCTTTTCTCACCCAAAAGATTATCAAAACGGGCAAGATTTTGAGAGCGAAAATAAGAAAATTAGCGTTTTAGCTTATGGTGGAGAGGGCGAGGTTCTCACTCATAACACTTGGTTTTTATTTAAACAAAACTTAGAGGATATGATTTTACGCCAAAGCCCCACTTGCTATAATGCCACTGAGGGAGGTGCTAGGATAGAGCATTGCATAGAAAAAGCTTTTAAGTCCTGTTGCGAAGAGCTTTTAAAAGAAAAGCTAAAAAGACCCTTTACGCCCCTTACAAAACCTACAAATTCCAAAGAACTTTTGCAAAAAGCAAGTGAGAAAATCACACTCGCACAAAAACATAGCAAGGAATTTCAAGCCACACTTTCGCATTTTCACAAACGCATACAAGAGGAAATCATAAGGCTTGAAAGTGCTAATTTAAAACATTACAAACTTGAGCTTTTAGACGAAATTCAAAACTCTCTTTCACAGGCTAAGGAAAAATATTATGAATTATTTGAGCTTTTAAGTCCTTACATTACCCAGTTTAAACTAAATCTTGCTAGAATTTTGGTTTTAAATCCAAGAACTTTAGAGGATACATTTAATAAAAACTTAATTTTATTGCGAGAAAATTTAAAGCTGATAGAATTTATCTTTCAAGCCTTACAAACGCTAGATTTAAGATTAGAAAACGCTCTAAAACTTTTGGAAAACACCATAAAGGAAAATCAATGCTAA
- a CDS encoding motility associated factor glycosyltransferase family protein, producing MLESAKYHLNRAEDLSYDESGFSHPKDYQHGQDYESESKKFSVLAYGGEGFVKTNLYWNMFKHSFEKDILEAKKWLDIRIFNATQGGARIEGTIEKDFKQCCEELLKEELKRPFENLKPLSQAKQDELLLKCYAKIYQSLSLSEAFLQELEENEGEIQKAYETFSLSNPQTFKETQTNLVELIENCKEKIENNKSDKAILFDVLNPLLAQFEFDLAMILVENTKNIQENYEKTLLYAKAHLSLIALAKQGLKAQKDTLIKHLKPLENALQHLSFYKDKIKEKYAKSLF from the coding sequence ATGCTTGAAAGTGCAAAATATCATCTTAATCGGGCAGAGGATTTAAGCTATGATGAAAGTGGCTTTTCTCACCCTAAAGACTATCAACACGGGCAAGATTATGAGAGTGAAAGTAAGAAATTTAGCGTTTTAGCTTATGGTGGGGAAGGTTTTGTGAAAACAAATTTATATTGGAATATGTTTAAGCATAGTTTTGAAAAAGATATTTTAGAGGCTAAGAAGTGGCTTGACATTCGCATATTTAACGCTACGCAAGGAGGTGCTAGGATAGAAGGAACGATAGAAAAAGACTTTAAGCAGTGTTGCGAAGAGCTTTTAAAAGAGGAATTAAAAAGACCTTTTGAAAATTTAAAACCCTTAAGCCAAGCCAAACAAGACGAGCTTTTACTCAAATGCTATGCTAAAATTTATCAAAGTTTAAGTTTAAGCGAAGCATTTTTACAAGAGCTTGAGGAAAATGAAGGTGAAATTCAAAAAGCCTACGAGACTTTTTCTCTTTCTAATCCTCAAACTTTCAAAGAAACGCAAACAAATTTAGTCGAACTCATAGAAAATTGTAAGGAAAAAATAGAAAACAATAAAAGCGACAAGGCGATTTTATTTGATGTTTTAAATCCTCTCTTAGCACAATTTGAATTTGACCTTGCTATGATTTTGGTAGAAAATACTAAAAATATCCAAGAAAATTACGAAAAAACCTTGCTTTACGCCAAGGCTCATCTAAGCCTCATCGCTCTAGCTAAACAAGGCTTAAAAGCACAAAAAGACACACTTATTAAACACTTAAAACCTCTTGAAAACGCTTTGCAACATTTAAGCTTCTACAAGGACAAAATAAAGGAAAAATATGCAAAAAGTCTTTTTTGA
- a CDS encoding motility associated factor glycosyltransferase family protein — protein MTILEKNLNALENQTLKLELRGIKHTHIKPVFGKDSLELNLSNLEEGVMYQNPLNELKQNLERYNDKFALYPVLYFYGFGNGLLYKALLQNPHHKHLVIFERNLELLWLCLSLIDFSKELKEQKLIIYHQTNNEILRELCTKEPFLAYAKTFVLHLGAKYYENFQQDYERLALDLQETFSQAMFSKGNNLEDALQGVGHFIHNLPFIVSRPSVKELLNKRGNIAKTAIIVSTGPSLMKQLPLLKEYREKALIFCADSAYPILAKHNIKPDFVCMVERSDFTAEFFKHDFGDFDEGICFILKSVVHPNALKYMEQYKRSYIVFNETLPFIKAFKLDDFALHYGGPSVANLAFVLSLCLKVQNIILIGQRI, from the coding sequence ATGACTATTTTAGAAAAAAATTTAAATGCTCTTGAAAACCAAACGCTAAAATTAGAGCTAAGAGGCATTAAACATACGCACATTAAGCCCGTCTTTGGAAAGGATAGTTTAGAGCTTAACCTTTCGAATTTAGAGGAGGGGGTGATGTATCAAAATCCCTTAAATGAACTTAAGCAAAATTTAGAGCGTTACAATGATAAATTTGCTCTTTATCCTGTGCTTTATTTTTACGGCTTTGGCAATGGGCTTTTGTATAAAGCCTTACTTCAAAACCCACACCATAAGCATTTGGTAATATTTGAAAGAAATTTAGAGCTTTTATGGCTGTGCCTGAGTCTCATTGATTTTTCAAAAGAGCTAAAAGAGCAAAAACTCATCATCTATCATCAAACAAATAATGAAATTTTAAGAGAGCTTTGCACAAAAGAGCCTTTTTTAGCTTATGCTAAGACTTTCGTTTTGCATTTGGGTGCTAAGTATTATGAAAATTTTCAGCAAGATTATGAAAGACTCGCCCTTGATTTACAAGAAACCTTTTCTCAAGCGATGTTTAGCAAGGGTAATAACCTAGAGGACGCCTTACAAGGTGTGGGGCATTTTATCCATAATCTTCCTTTCATTGTAAGTCGTCCTAGCGTTAAGGAACTTTTAAACAAAAGAGGGAACATTGCCAAAACTGCCATCATCGTAAGCACAGGACCAAGCCTTATGAAGCAACTTCCTCTTTTAAAAGAGTATAGAGAAAAAGCCTTAATCTTTTGTGCGGATAGTGCTTATCCTATTTTAGCAAAGCATAATATTAAGCCTGATTTTGTATGTATGGTGGAAAGAAGTGATTTTACGGCGGAATTTTTTAAGCACGATTTTGGGGATTTTGATGAGGGAATTTGCTTTATCCTTAAAAGTGTCGTGCATCCAAACGCTCTTAAATATATGGAGCAATACAAAAGAAGCTATATTGTATTTAACGAAACCCTGCCTTTCATCAAGGCTTTTAAGCTCGATGATTTTGCCCTGCATTATGGAGGTCCAAGCGTGGCGAATTTAGCTTTTGTGCTATCTTTATGCTTGAAAGTGCAAAATATCATCTTAATCGGGCAGAGGATTTAA
- a CDS encoding YebC/PmpR family DNA-binding transcriptional regulator — protein MGRAFEYRRASKEARWDKMSKLFPKLAKAIQVAAKEGGSDPDMNPKLRSAIATAKANNMPKDNIDAAIKRASGKDSAEIKSIHYEGKAPHGALIMVECMSDNPTRTVANVKAIFNKNGGEMLQNGALGFMFARKAVFHLEKFEGDLEELELDLIDAGLEELNQDEEELLISGDYTAFGELSNAIEAKGLVLKKAGLEYVPNSPVSFSEEQLADIEKLLDKLEDDDDVQAVYTNIE, from the coding sequence ATGGGACGTGCATTTGAATACCGCAGAGCCTCAAAAGAAGCCAGATGGGACAAGATGAGTAAGCTTTTCCCCAAACTTGCTAAAGCCATACAAGTCGCAGCAAAAGAGGGAGGAAGCGACCCTGATATGAATCCTAAACTCCGTTCTGCCATCGCCACCGCTAAGGCAAATAATATGCCAAAAGACAACATCGACGCCGCAATCAAAAGGGCAAGCGGTAAGGATAGTGCGGAGATTAAAAGCATACATTATGAGGGTAAAGCACCGCACGGAGCTTTGATAATGGTTGAGTGTATGAGTGATAATCCAACCAGAACCGTGGCTAATGTCAAGGCTATCTTTAACAAAAATGGTGGAGAAATGTTGCAAAACGGGGCTTTAGGTTTTATGTTTGCTAGAAAGGCGGTTTTTCATTTAGAAAAATTTGAGGGCGATTTAGAGGAGCTTGAGCTTGACCTCATCGATGCAGGACTTGAGGAACTAAATCAAGATGAAGAAGAGCTTTTAATTAGCGGTGATTATACTGCTTTTGGGGAATTAAGCAATGCCATTGAAGCTAAGGGCTTGGTGCTTAAAAAGGCAGGGCTTGAATATGTGCCAAATTCGCCTGTAAGTTTTAGTGAGGAGCAACTAGCCGATATAGAAAAACTGCTCGATAAATTAGAAGATGATGATGATGTCCAAGCTGTTTATACGAATATAGAATGA
- a CDS encoding FtsW/RodA/SpoVE family cell cycle protein: MFKLDRRILTHFDYIQPILILPIIILSFFLIYEASARLAEKQFIYICVGFLTFSFFFLLPLRRFIWLIPVLYWINIALLLSVDLFGVENLGAKRWLAIPFTSFTIQPSELFKPAFILMLAYLIYQNPPPKEGYGVKDFMKLSFFILLPFLLITQEPDLGTASILLIVGFGVLFIIGVNYKIWLSIFLALALASPLIYTHFLKPYQKQRIHDFLSEKPSHQVAQSIIAIGSGGLSGKVQDEATQTHSKFLPISTSDFIFAYVVERFGFFGALFLVLLYALLIFHLLSLNYKFKEDYFTRVVINCVALFIFIYTAVNISMTVGFAPVVGVPMPFFSYGGSSFTTFMVFFGILQHLITFRFFWTDKIKG; this comes from the coding sequence TTGTTTAAACTTGACAGAAGAATACTTACGCATTTTGACTATATTCAGCCCATACTTATCCTACCTATCATTATACTTTCTTTTTTTCTTATTTATGAAGCAAGTGCGAGGCTAGCCGAAAAGCAGTTTATTTACATTTGCGTGGGCTTTTTGACCTTTTCTTTCTTTTTTCTTTTACCACTTAGAAGATTTATTTGGCTTATCCCTGTGCTTTACTGGATTAATATCGCTTTACTTTTAAGCGTAGATTTATTTGGCGTGGAGAATTTGGGAGCAAAAAGATGGCTTGCTATCCCTTTTACTTCCTTTACTATCCAGCCTTCCGAGCTTTTTAAACCTGCTTTTATTTTAATGTTAGCCTATCTTATCTACCAAAATCCTCCGCCAAAAGAAGGCTATGGAGTCAAGGATTTTATGAAATTAAGCTTTTTCATACTCTTGCCCTTTCTTCTCATCACGCAAGAACCAGACCTTGGAACAGCAAGCATTCTTTTAATTGTAGGTTTTGGTGTGCTTTTTATCATTGGGGTGAATTACAAAATTTGGCTTAGCATCTTTTTAGCTCTAGCTCTTGCCTCACCGCTTATTTATACACATTTTTTAAAACCTTATCAAAAGCAAAGAATTCACGATTTTTTATCTGAAAAGCCCAGTCATCAAGTCGCACAATCCATCATCGCCATAGGTAGCGGGGGACTTAGCGGTAAGGTGCAAGATGAAGCCACGCAAACACATTCTAAATTCCTGCCTATTTCAACAAGTGATTTTATCTTTGCTTATGTTGTAGAGCGTTTTGGCTTTTTTGGGGCTTTATTTTTAGTGCTTTTGTATGCTTTACTCATTTTTCATTTATTAAGTTTAAATTACAAATTTAAAGAAGATTATTTCACACGCGTTGTGATTAATTGTGTTGCTTTGTTTATCTTTATTTACACAGCCGTTAATATCTCTATGACTGTTGGCTTTGCACCGGTAGTTGGTGTGCCTATGCCCTTTTTTAGCTATGGAGGAAGCTCTTTTACAACCTTTATGGTCTTTTTCGGCATTTTACAGCACTTAATTACCTTTAGATTTTTTTGGACGGATAAAATAAAAGGTTAA
- a CDS encoding RluA family pseudouridine synthase encodes MQTFLVDENLRLDVKLAKILNQSRSQISLLIENNAVLVNDVVQNKNSFKLKQGDLITLKTLPQKELKTQYEVNFDVDVLFEDDDILVLNKPQNLVVHGASSVKEATLVDWLLAKKYTLSNLAGELRAGLVHRLDKETSGAIIIAKNNFSHQFLSEQLQDKSLGRIYLALIDLPLKEDKIILNKALARSMQNRIKKVALEERDLTSKMQAKEAKSAFINLALGKDVNLIAAKLFSGRTHQIRAHLASINRHILGDTLYGYKGNEACRVMLHAYYVYFKHPKTNETIFVKAPLMQDFKELLEKKLLIGEDNETISLKHLLGEFNSFI; translated from the coding sequence ATGCAAACTTTTTTGGTTGATGAGAATTTAAGACTTGATGTGAAACTTGCTAAAATTCTTAATCAAAGTCGCTCACAAATTAGCCTACTCATAGAAAATAACGCCGTTTTAGTTAATGATGTCGTTCAAAATAAAAATTCCTTTAAACTCAAACAAGGCGATCTTATCACACTTAAAACCCTGCCGCAAAAAGAACTTAAAACACAATATGAAGTGAATTTTGATGTTGATGTTCTTTTTGAAGATGATGATATTTTGGTTTTAAATAAGCCTCAAAATTTGGTTGTTCACGGTGCAAGTAGCGTGAAAGAGGCAACTTTGGTTGATTGGCTACTTGCGAAAAAATATACGCTTTCAAATTTAGCAGGAGAGCTGCGTGCCGGGCTTGTGCATAGGCTAGATAAAGAAACGAGTGGGGCAATTATCATTGCGAAAAATAATTTTTCTCATCAGTTTTTAAGTGAGCAACTCCAAGATAAAAGCTTGGGTAGAATTTACCTTGCGTTAATTGACTTGCCACTAAAAGAGGATAAAATAATTCTCAATAAAGCTTTAGCAAGAAGTATGCAAAATCGCATTAAAAAAGTTGCTCTTGAAGAGAGAGATTTGACTTCAAAAATGCAGGCAAAAGAGGCTAAAAGTGCTTTTATAAATTTGGCACTTGGTAAAGATGTCAATTTAATCGCAGCAAAGCTTTTTAGCGGGAGAACGCATCAAATAAGAGCACATTTAGCAAGTATCAACCGCCATATTTTAGGTGATACGCTTTATGGTTATAAGGGAAATGAAGCCTGTAGGGTGATGTTGCACGCTTATTATGTGTATTTTAAACATCCAAAAACAAATGAAACAATTTTTGTTAAAGCACCTTTAATGCAAGATTTTAAAGAGCTTTTAGAAAAAAAACTTTTAATAGGAGAAGATAATGAGACAATTTCACTTAAGCATTTGCTTGGCGAGTTTAACTCTTTTATTTAG
- a CDS encoding fibronectin type III domain-containing protein — protein MRQFHLSICLASLTLLFSACSVAELTTPKQMQLNESLPKVQNLKSISDLSNVAFEWEPLYGENIQGFYLYRSSEKEPQMKLVATIKDKFQTHYVDTKLESGTKYQYMMKTFNEQGHFSEEGQVIEIATQPRPEPLAFVQAITNLPERIKLIWRPHTDLRVNAYIIEKKRVEDKKFAKIGEVKNRLSAEFIDEVKANENFLYRVSALTFDGIQSEPSEVLNSTSKALPPEITHLSASNDLNGKIILSWDTPVYEDFSYFKIYATSSSFLPFTLLAKTDKNNYEDIVQGAGESKQYKITMVDKDGLESPMPKKSVEGKTLGLPASPSIILAQITSEGIVLEWVDNDNRAVEYEVRRYGGEQNAVFKGIKEKRLRDIKALAGVEYSYEVIGIDELGQRSAPSSRVKAAQ, from the coding sequence ATGAGACAATTTCACTTAAGCATTTGCTTGGCGAGTTTAACTCTTTTATTTAGTGCTTGTAGTGTGGCTGAACTTACCACACCTAAGCAAATGCAACTCAATGAAAGCTTACCAAAGGTGCAAAATCTTAAAAGTATAAGTGATTTAAGTAATGTTGCCTTTGAGTGGGAGCCTTTGTATGGTGAGAATATACAAGGCTTTTATCTTTACCGCTCAAGCGAAAAAGAGCCGCAAATGAAGCTTGTAGCGACTATTAAGGATAAATTTCAAACGCATTATGTTGATACAAAATTAGAAAGTGGGACGAAGTATCAATATATGATGAAAACTTTCAACGAGCAAGGACATTTTTCAGAGGAAGGGCAGGTAATAGAAATTGCAACCCAGCCACGCCCAGAGCCTTTAGCCTTTGTGCAAGCAATTACAAATTTGCCTGAACGCATTAAACTTATTTGGCGTCCACATACAGATTTAAGGGTCAATGCCTATATTATTGAAAAAAAGAGAGTGGAGGATAAAAAATTTGCAAAAATTGGTGAAGTGAAAAATCGCTTGAGTGCCGAATTTATCGATGAGGTTAAGGCAAATGAAAATTTTTTATATAGAGTGAGTGCTTTGACCTTTGATGGGATTCAAAGTGAGCCTAGCGAGGTGTTAAATTCGACCAGTAAAGCTTTGCCGCCTGAAATAACGCATTTAAGTGCAAGTAATGATCTTAACGGAAAAATTATATTAAGTTGGGATACGCCTGTATATGAGGATTTTTCTTATTTTAAAATTTATGCGACAAGTTCGAGCTTTTTACCCTTTACGCTTTTGGCAAAAACAGATAAAAATAACTATGAGGACATCGTGCAGGGTGCTGGAGAAAGTAAGCAATATAAAATCACTATGGTAGATAAAGACGGCTTGGAAAGTCCTATGCCTAAAAAGAGTGTCGAGGGTAAGACTTTGGGACTTCCTGCTAGTCCTAGCATTATCCTAGCACAAATTACAAGTGAGGGCATTGTGCTAGAGTGGGTAGATAACGATAATAGAGCCGTAGAATATGAAGTAAGGCGTTATGGAGGGGAGCAAAACGCTGTTTTTAAAGGAATTAAAGAAAAAAGATTAAGAGATATTAAGGCTTTAGCAGGAGTGGAGTATAGTTATGAGGTGATTGGCATTGATGAACTTGGACAACGCTCAGCACCCTCATCTAGGGTCAAAGCAGCACAATAA